Within the Zea mays cultivar B73 chromosome 10, Zm-B73-REFERENCE-NAM-5.0, whole genome shotgun sequence genome, the region CCTGCCCCGGCGACGCGGTAGCAGCCGTCCCGGCCCGTGCGCGGGTGCGGCGGTCAAAGGGCGAGCAGGACCGACCCGGCTCGGGCGGCACCAGCCACTGCCGGCGCGGGGCACGGCCTTCGGCTTAGGCCCCTGGAGGCTCGGCCTCCAGCGTGGGCACGACCTTGGCGACTGGAGCAGCCCTCGGTGCGAGTGCGCAACCCCGGCGCGTGCTCCAGCGGGTGCGGGCAGCATCCGGCGGCGCACACGGCGCGGTGGGCGTGGCCCCTGCCTGGCTCCCCGGTGACCCACGGCGTGCGGCCCCGGCGGCTCGGGTGCGGATCCGGTGGCAGCGCGGCCTCTAGGGCGCGGCTCCACGGGAGTGCGGCCCCGGCAGCCCCTCGGCGTGCTGCCTTGCCCcggcggcctcagcctcggcggtGCGGGGGCGGCTCCCTGCGGCCCGGGGCGCGGTGGCCCAGCCACAGCAGCGCGGGTCACGGCTCGCAGCGGGGCCTCCCCGGCTGCTCGGACGCGCGGCGCCCCCGGTTGCGCGTGCTGTCCGGTGCGGGCACGTCCCCCGGCGGTCTGGCCAGGAGCGGCGGCTGCCAGCGCGGGAGCGGCTGCCCAGCCACGGCGTGCGGGCACAGCGGCGCTGGCCCCACGGCCCGGCGTGGGCGTGGCCCTCTGGCGGCACGGGGACGCGGCCCCGGCCTCGGTGCGCGGCCAGCCGCAGTGAGGCGTGCTCGGCATGGCGGCCCGGGCGTGGTGGCCCTGGTTCGCTGTCCTGCGGCGGCCCGGGCGGCCACCAGCGCGGATCAAGCGTGGTCAAGCATCGGCGCAATCCCTGCGCGGGCGTGACCGATTGATTATACGCAGGCACGATATGCACGGTCGGCAACAGTAAGAAGATGGCCCAGATCACTGCAGTTGCAAAATAGAACATATCGATATGAAGTGTCGCTTGGAGAACAAATGATCCTTACTAGAACATGACGAAGGACATTTTTGTTTGATCCAACGAGCAACGGACATCTTCTTGCCGATGTCTACGACTCATTTTATCTCTCGCTTCTTCTCTGATCTCGCGagtcgtgctgataacgtgttgaagcACAGTGGTAACGAGATTCGAGAGAAGTAACAAATGACAGTTGTCTTTATTGCAGGGAAGACAGTGTTTATATATACAGGCGAACTAGTGTCTTCccaaggggtgtgtcccttgggGAGAAACTGTCGCACCCCATGGAGGGGATTGAACACAAATATTGTAACAAAACTAATTGATGTCCCCAAATTGGCAAAATGCAGAGCATTGTGCTAGGTAGGATAAACCTCAACCGAGCTTAGGcgctgtttggttcacatatttgtaatatAATAGGTAAcatataacgttaaatcatgcttgtttaagtccaaccgtaatcgGATACCACATTAAGAATTGATACCGTCCTATTTAAACTTGTTACCGCTGGTAATCGAATGTGAACTATTACTATTTACGTTACAATTTGGGAACCAAATGGCACGTTAGCTTTTGTGGACGCAGCTTGCACCGACCACCAGAACCTCAAAATGTTAAATTGGTACATGCATATAATGGTAACTTTCTTTTGTTAGTTTTGAAGAAAAATTAACATTACTTTTTTTCAATTAGTGTTGACTCCAGATTGATTCAAACATGCTAAGAATTTGGGAGTTTAATCTGATTTGATCTATTCCTTTGCAGTTTACAAGTACTATGGCCCGATGAAGATGCCCATGCCCTAGGTGTTGGTCGATTATATGATGTTTCTATGGTTCATTGCTTCACTTATTTTGTCATCATATAGTTAAGTGTATATCTATGCATAGTGTGCTTGCTAAAGTAAAATGTCTTTAATGGTTAGTTTGGTGGCAAGAGAATTGAAGAAAATTTATGAGTGGGAAATCCCTTACTGTTCAAAATCCATGGAATTGAATAATAAAGGATTTTCTCCTCCATGGATCACCTCCAAATCCATTGTCACCAAACCGGCCATAATTAAGAGTCTACTAGGAAGCGCGAAGCATGCCTCCTGTTCTAGTCTTCAGTATCAAAGGGACAAGGTGAAACACCGAATAATTGTTATGGTGAAACAGATATTAGGTCAAATAGTTGTTATGGTGAAACACCAAACAGTTATTATTAAGGTCTAAAGCATCGAGGGAAGTAGTAAAGTTGTCAGATGTGAAGTATGGAGGGACGTCTATACCCCGTGAAATCTCCAACGCAGCTCTAACACGAAGGAAGCAATTTACCAGTACAACGTGAGTAGGGGTAGGGCAATGAGTAGCCCGTGAAATCTCCAACGCAGCTCTAACAAGCAATTTACCAGTGCAACGTGAGTAGCCCGTTCGTGTCGTTCATGGTTCATTTGCTTTTGAGGGCCTTCTAGTGCGATCTGCGCTGTCTTAGGGTTGCTCGGTCGACTTTCACACATGTCGCAGACAATATATGAATCAACACGATATTAACTGATCGACAAAATGTTCAAGTAGGCCCTTCCCATGTCAACTGGGCCAACAAAATGCAAGTGAAGTCTACAACTGCCAACTGCAGCGAAAATTGTACATTGCGGTCGGTAGAGCATACAATAATGCAAGGAGCCAGGAGATCCTGACATGCTACATTCAACAAGAACCACTATATCAGCTCCGGTCCTACATTTATCATCACGGCGACCTTTGGCACCTGAAAAATACCTGGCAGCATTGGACGGATCACATCTGCATGTCTATTGTAAGAGAAGATGCGGTGGCTACCTTCTCCCTTAGGTTGAACTTCCTTGCTATATAAGGCCTGACATCTTCAACGCCGACCAAGCTTTCTAAGAACGGGAGCAATTTCAGCAGCTCCATGTCATTGGGATCATCAAACCAGCTTTCTATAGGAATGCCATTGTCCAACTGGAACCCAAAGGCCTGCAACGAGGAAAGCGGCTTTACATTTAAATCCTGCCAAAACCCAACAAGTGAACAACTAAAAGCTAATTCAAGATGAATAATGCAGATGTACTGATAACAGCTGCGCATGATCCAAAAGATCAATGATGATGGATGATAGATTTCAGAACTACAAAGGCTCCTGCTACTGCTAAAAAGTAAAGACACTCACACTCAGCATCTCCAGCACATATTAAGTCAGAAGATGATTTGTCATGAAATGCACCTAGGGACTAGCCCTCTATACAGGAAACAGTAAAAAAGATTCTACTTATTTGTTCAATAAGATACTACTTATTAGTTTATATTAGCTATCCCAATAATTCTGAGAAGCTATGTAATGCCCAGGAAGTACCATGAACCACGACATGCAGGAATTCCACACCAATACATCTTTATTCATAGCGTGTTCCAACTAAAAAAATTAAAGGACATTATAGGAAATAAATGAAAAAGCTAATGATAAGGTTAAAACACATGCATGCCAGTCTTGAAAACAAATGGCCCCTACCAGGCTGGATAAAATAAAGATGCTAATTTTAATGAAAGCCGAATGGGGGAAAAGTCTTCTGCAAAAGGGGCAAAATATACAACAGTGTGTACCTGCGGAGAATTGTCAACAATCATTACGCGAGTTAAGTCACGTCCAAGTACTGTCAGATCCTTCATGTAGTTTCCCTCCACATAGACACAAGATTCACGATAAACACGATGACGGAACAACTTTCTTTTGGGATCAAGAACATTGAGAAGTTGCTCCGCATAAATGCTTTGACTAGCAGTGAAAATAATTGTCTCAAACACGCTGGCAACCCTATCCAAGAATTCCTTGAGATAGGGGCGGCATCGAACATATATTGTGTGCTCTCTGAAGTTAAAATGAACTGGAAATGTGAAATCAGCATCCTCACAGTGTTCAAGAGTTGAATGTACAAGTGTCTCTACATTGTAGCAAGACAAACATGAAATTAACATCAATATAAGAAATGAATGATACTTTAAAACTTATATCAAACTGGCAGTAGTAATAGAACCTAGACAAGAGAAAGAGAAATAAATCCAACATTGTGGACCAAAGCATGGTTCTAGGGAAGTTTCGGTACTACTAAGTGCTAGATTACTACCATACAGCAAACAATCTAGTTTACATAAATAACCAAGATCTACATCCATGATGAATCTGAGTTCTGAAATACCATGATAGTGATATATTCATCGTACAAATACATCAGCCTGCAAAAATAATATCGCCTTCTGTTCTGCTAGATTTAGCCAACATGTGGAGCACTGGAGTTTATCTTGTTATAACACATACCAGCCCATAGCTGCAAGAAAATTGTACTAAGACAACAAAATTAGATCAGTGCTTGCTTGTTCCCTAATTAGTAGTCTTAGATAGATGGATTCGTGCTTTAAACTTATGCATTGTAGAGGCAGCAGACATTCTGCAGTTTTGAACCGAATAACATGAATAAGCAGCTTTGGTTGCAGATACTCGTGTAAATGGCTATAAAAGGCTATTAAATGCAGTATTGAAGACTATTTAAGTGTGTATATAGCTAATAGTTCATACCATCAAGATCAAGTACAAGAGTCATCGTAGGACAACTCCGGGTCTGCTTTGGAAGGAGAACAGGACGAAACTTGGGGACCACCATAGATAAATCAGGTAAATCTTTGATAAAGGAGTAGGGGTCAAAATCATCATACTCTTCAGTCTCCTCAGCTTCACCATAACCTTCTGTTGAGGTAGAATCTTGACTCTGTTCATCAATGCACTCCAACTTAGACTGCTGCATAGCAAGATATATTGCTGATACTTCTGAGGAAAGGTTTCCCAGTTCACTGTACTCATCCACTTCAAGCAATGTGCTTTGCCCAGCTGATTGCAACTTTAGTGTGCCAGAGTGGTCATTTATCCCATCATGAGTGTTGCATGCAAGGTTTGAACCAGATTTTAGGCTAGCTTCCTTACTACCATGAACATGTGTTGTTTGTTCTTCTAAGCCTGCATGATCAATAATCAAGTAATGAAGTAACAAAAAATGCAGACGAAACCAGCACGGTATCATAACATGCAAACAGAATGAATGATGCACCAACCATCAACAACACTACCAAATGATTATTTAGGTATACCTTGGGTTCAAAAACAGAGCAGCTCAGTGACACCATGAAACCAGCCATGAGAAAACACAAACAAATCAATAAGCAGAGTGTACCACTTATATGTTCCTAACTTCTAGGAAGATCAAGGTATCCAATTGTTCAAGTTAACATATAAGATCGAGATTGTAATTGAAACCAGTTACGCAGTTACAAATTGCCTACCACGAAACCTGACATAAAAAATATATTCTTTAAAACAAACTACTCATAAATTGTTCTCCAAGAATCCTTCCAGAAGTGAATAATTATGAGCCAAACGTCAGCGAAATACTGCAATATGACAGCCAGAGTGCAAAACTGTTCAGAAAGACTGCATAAGAAATTTAGTATTGTAATAGAGTTAACCCAAACAACTGCAACAACATGAAACTTCGAAAAGGACGATAAACAACCAAAACAGAACAAAAAAAGTTTTTCAAGTGGTGTCTTCAAATTATCATTATATGTTATAAAGGAGCTGCCATCTAGCACAAAATTACCATGAATTAATGAACGGGGAGAACAAGTCTTATGTCAAACAACTCTCATGCAATAGTGCATAATAGAAAGAATCACCGATTGATGTTTAATTGAAACCATTTTGTTTAAGATGTTTAGTGCCTCATATAATATCCCACAAGACAAGGTTATACAGAAGTTGCTGCCTAAAAaaattagggggtgtttggtttctatggactgattttagtccctccattttattccattttagtctctAATTGCCAAATACGGTATTTGTCAATTagagactaaaatggaataaaatggtcCCTACAAAACAAACAACCCCTTAATTTCAACAAAGGTAAACAATTTAAAACACTAAGATGTGGGTATTTAAAttctcaacataaacaattagCAATGAAAAAACTCAATCTGAAAATCATTTAACCTTAACAAAAATATCAAAACATTAAAGTTGTCTCCATGTACCAAAAAAGGATAGAGGACAACAAATCAGTCAATtctgttatctttatacctttggATAGGTTATTCACACCACCTTCCTTGTGATGATGGTATGTTGGAGAGAATATGGAATCGTTGGGACGATCATCTGCAACACCATCAGAATGCTGGGCCTAGaaatatataaatataataaaagaatgagtaTGTATGCTAATAAATAAGATAATATAAAAGCAAGTCTACTATTTTCTTGATTAAAACAAAAACCAAACATCAGAGCAGGGTATATACTGCAACACAATTATTACTACGTCAGGGGGGGGTCTATGCAAGGTAACCTAACACAGTTGGCCCAAAATGAGCAACTCATACTTGGCTGATACTTACCTAACACCTGACTAAAAGAAGGATGGCAAACTACATACATAACCACCAAACTATCGGCATCTATCTTCCCTTCTGTCAGGGCCCAAGAGGGCCCGCTAGCGCGCCCTTCAGGTTGGTTAACCAAAGATAAGGCTAGTTTGGGATAAGATTAGATTAGATTAAATCTAGTGCTTAGAGGTCAAGTAACCCTCTCTATATAAGGGGAGGGATTGTATCAATTGAAGGTAAGCAAGAAATTAGAAGGAAATCCCTTCTCTCAGTACCCGACTACCCGTGGTGCTACAGTACCCGTGGGTACTGTTCACTACAGCCCACCACAGCACCTTCAGTTTTGATTGGAAGAAATTAACACCACAGATAGAAATACAGCAAAAAGAAAGGATAAGTAACTTCAAACTAAATTTAGCCAAGAACTGTACCTGCAGATCAGGGAAGACGCTAGGGGGTACCTGAGGTGCATCATTTCCAGCATCAGTTGTATCACATGAAACTAGCAGCTTCCTTCCTCCTTTAGAATGCTTCTTGGAAGTGACACCAACTGCATGATAACAACACAATTTTAGCAATCAGATCCAGTCAATGCTACCATCCAAATAGTAAATCAACTTAGCAATAGAACATCAGAAGTAGCATTTGGGCACCAAAACATATATTTGTAACCAGAGAGGCAGCAGAAACACCTCCAACAATTCAATGACGAGTAAAAACTAACCGTTTTTCCAAAGCAGTGTCAAAATAAATAGAGGGCTAATAAGTAATTGTAGGACAATGGCTTTCTTCAGATTTGACACAAGATGATTAAAAGAAAAGGTTTGCACACAAGATGTATCGTCAAGTTAACTACAGGTTACatataataagaataaaacataatcAAAGTTCCGATTGAACTTTACCAGGTCTCTGCTTCTTGGAAGAAGACGTGATGAGATCAGATACTTTCTTTTCAGCAACTGTAGATTGAGTTGCCCTTCTGGATGGCCTACTTGTCTTAGGATTGGCATGATACCCCACTGCATTTTTTGCAGCACCCTTTTTTCGTGTTTGCATTGTTATTATGAAGTATAACTCAAAACAACTGAGTCATGCAACAGAAGAACACTGTAGAACAAGTTTCATCGAGAACTCCAGCTGAAATTGATAATAAGAGAATATAAACAAGTTAGTCAAGGAATTTCTGCAAACCACCGATGCAAGAAAATGAATTTCAGTATTTCACAATAAGTAGAGTCCTGAC harbors:
- the LOC100384823 gene encoding uncharacterized protein isoform X4, with translation MQTRKKGAAKNAVGYHANPKTSRPSRRATQSTVAEKKVSDLITSSSKKQRPVGVTSKKHSKGGRKLLVSCDTTDAGNDAPQAQHSDGVADDRPNDSIFSPTYHHHKEGGVNNLSKGLEEQTTHVHGSKEASLKSGSNLACNTHDGINDHSGTLKLQSAGQSTLLEVDEYSELGNLSSEVSAIYLAMQQSKLECIDEQSQDSTSTEGYGEAEETEEYDDFDPYSFIKDLPDLSMVVPKFRPVLLPKQTRSCPTMTLVLDLDETLVHSTLEHCEDADFTFPVHFNFREHTIYVRCRPYLKEFLDRVASVFETIIFTASQSIYAEQLLNVLDPKRKLFRHRVYRESCVYVEGNYMKDLTVLGRDLTRVMIVDNSPQAFGFQLDNGIPIESWFDDPNDMELLKLLPFLESLVGVEDVRPYIARKFNLREKVATASSLTIDMQM
- the LOC100384823 gene encoding uncharacterized protein isoform X2 yields the protein MQTRKKGAAKNAVGYHANPKTSRPSRRATQSTVAEKKVSDLITSSSKKQRPVGVTSKKHSKGGRKLLVSCDTTDAGNDAPQAQHSDGVADDRPNDSIFSPTYHHHKEGGVNNLSKGLEEQTTHVHGSKEASLKSGSNLACNTHDGINDHSGTLKLQSAGQSTLLEVDEYSELGNLSSEVSAIYLAMQQSKLECIDEQSQDSTSTEGYGEAEETEEYDDFDPYSFIKDLPDLSMVVPKFRPVLLPKQTRSCPTMTLVLDLDETLVHSTLEHCEDADFTFPVHFNFREHTIYVRCRPYLKEFLDRVASVFETIIFTASQSIYAEQLLNVLDPKRKLFRHRVYRESCVYVEGNYMKDLTVLGRDLTRVMIVDNSPQDLNVKPLSSLQAFGFQLDNGIPIESWFDDPNDMELLKLLPFLESLVGVEDVRPYIARKFNLREKVATASSLTIDMQM
- the LOC100384823 gene encoding uncharacterized protein LOC100384823 — translated: MQTRKKGAAKNAVGYHANPKTSRPSRRATQSTVAEKKVSDLITSSSKKQRPVGVTSKKHSKGGRKLLVSCDTTDAGNDAPQVPPSVFPDLQAQHSDGVADDRPNDSIFSPTYHHHKEGGVNNLSKGLEEQTTHVHGSKEASLKSGSNLACNTHDGINDHSGTLKLQSAGQSTLLEVDEYSELGNLSSEVSAIYLAMQQSKLECIDEQSQDSTSTEGYGEAEETEEYDDFDPYSFIKDLPDLSMVVPKFRPVLLPKQTRSCPTMTLVLDLDETLVHSTLEHCEDADFTFPVHFNFREHTIYVRCRPYLKEFLDRVASVFETIIFTASQSIYAEQLLNVLDPKRKLFRHRVYRESCVYVEGNYMKDLTVLGRDLTRVMIVDNSPQAFGFQLDNGIPIESWFDDPNDMELLKLLPFLESLVGVEDVRPYIARKFNLREKVATASSLTIDMQM
- the LOC100384823 gene encoding uncharacterized protein isoform X1; the encoded protein is MQTRKKGAAKNAVGYHANPKTSRPSRRATQSTVAEKKVSDLITSSSKKQRPVGVTSKKHSKGGRKLLVSCDTTDAGNDAPQVPPSVFPDLQAQHSDGVADDRPNDSIFSPTYHHHKEGGVNNLSKGLEEQTTHVHGSKEASLKSGSNLACNTHDGINDHSGTLKLQSAGQSTLLEVDEYSELGNLSSEVSAIYLAMQQSKLECIDEQSQDSTSTEGYGEAEETEEYDDFDPYSFIKDLPDLSMVVPKFRPVLLPKQTRSCPTMTLVLDLDETLVHSTLEHCEDADFTFPVHFNFREHTIYVRCRPYLKEFLDRVASVFETIIFTASQSIYAEQLLNVLDPKRKLFRHRVYRESCVYVEGNYMKDLTVLGRDLTRVMIVDNSPQDLNVKPLSSLQAFGFQLDNGIPIESWFDDPNDMELLKLLPFLESLVGVEDVRPYIARKFNLREKVATASSLTIDMQM